The Zingiber officinale cultivar Zhangliang chromosome 2A, Zo_v1.1, whole genome shotgun sequence genomic sequence gaccataaataagaaattacaattttaattggtttaatataatttttttaaaatttttaattcatgaacacataaatttaaaacatgatatGCAaaggaatatgaaaaaataaaccatcAATAAtatgttgacaaacaaattttagatcatctataccaGTGGTATTAGAACTCACATTTTCTAAtgctattgaaaatattttatgagttaattcatattcttctaaaattaaacataataattatgtcattcattaaaaactctataagctaacaattttttttttttggaaggtTTCAAGAGTTATCAATCCAATGACAAGTCACACCAATATACGAATGATTACTCTAAATATCGAAACATAAAGAAACtctattatctaatttactaaattcatatattaaattttttttccttatttgacTTCTTTTTAATTGTACAAGTATGTGTAGTCCTAATTACACGTTTAGCGCatagattaagagattctttgcaaaatcttcaaatgtgcatttagatctaaAAATAAAAGAACGATATTATAcggaaataaatttagctaataattctcttaatttattatccaaatataaaaataaactggaATTAGTACTACCGCTACTTAAAGAAAATCTGGATAATTATGCTTGAGAACGGTCGAGTTCATATTCTGATAGGTGTTTCATTTCTACATGACGTTTCAAAGACCCCTAGCCGTCGCTGGCTTGGAATTAATAAGAAGCATTGTAGtgtttacattttgcacgcaattCTCTCAATCGAAGAATAActttctcaaaatatttagtaaaaatataAGACTTTAGAGAAGGAATTTCCTtgaccttagaagtaattgcatcgataCTTCCTTATGTTtcaggtgtcggattcggaaggtGCAGGATCTCATCATTAGTAGATTGAATGTTGGGATCCTCGCGTGAATTCACTATTTCCTTTCCCTTCTGAGCTCAAGATGATGCACCTTCACAGTTTCCTTCCATTATAATTGAAAACATGAAAATGAAAGTACGTAGAAATAAAGACGCGAATACGAAATTGAGATTGAGAGTAGAAAAGATGtgtatgaaaataataaaatgaactCTCTATTTATAAAGTTTAGATAGTAACGGACATTAAATCATagttattgataaaaaaaaatcaaatgatttTAACCGTTAAAAAAATATCCAAGAAAATCTCCCCACCCCTCCCTCAACTGCTAGGAACCGTCGATTTTccacaaaaaaaaattgtcagTAGGCGGGCTAAACTAGCGATTAACTAGTGATCCGTCAGTTTTTGACCTATGGAATCGGAACCGACCCTCCCTACTAGGCTAGTTCCAGTTCAACCTAACGAATCGAGTCAACGGACAACTGGCCCGATGACCTGATTACGAGCACGGACCCCGGACCTGGCTCGGTGTCTACCTCCATGTCATCTGGCTGAGGCAGGGGAGGTTTAAGTCAGCACGATTGATTCATAGGGAGCACTAATGATGTCACGATGACGAAATTGGAATCTAGCGTGTGGAACTTCTCGATGAAGTGAAGCAAAAATGTCGGCGTACTTAGACATATCGGATATGTGATCTTCATGACGTGGTGGAGACGTACTGCAGTAATTAGCTGCTTAAACTTTCCAAGTCAATCTCAGAGCAACTTAATTCACAACTCACGGTATCggattttaattatatattgtcGTAAAGAACTCTTAGTGAGTTAGGGATGAGCAAGTCTCAGAGCATACTTACGTGGAAGAACCATAGGAGAAGGAACGCCATTATGAGGCAAGCCATGAGCGATTTGCAGACTGGAAGACGCCTCCAACAAGCGATCTGAGTCTCGCCGCTGTCATGTGGATTTTGAGTGTTCAACTCTCTCCTGGCATGGCCTTCCTCCAGAACCCTGCTGTCTATAACAATTGTGATGTTTTTCGCATTGGCGCCACAGATCTCGCAGCATCTGCATCCACATAGCAAGTAATTTCATATGCAAAACATTTATATAACAGATAAATACCAACAAAACAAAAAAACTTGCTGATGCAAGAAATTAGATTTCCTATTTCTCTAATGTGTCAAAGAAGAATTCTAGATGGTACAAAAAAGAAGCAAGAACTTGCTGATGGAGTAGAAGCAGTAACACAATGTATGGCAATGGATCTTATTCAAAGTATCAAAAACCATAGCTAGTTTCAAACAATTTAGGAGTAAAATATGTTCTATTAAAACAACAAATTAAAAGTAGCTTCAAAATCACCAAAATCATATAATTCCATGGTGGTAAAACTAGATACTTCAATATACAACTAATGAAAACATTTAATTTATAAGATAGACAAGTAATCAAAGTAGAAAATTAGAGAATTGCCTGCCACTATCTATTTCTGTGCAAAAGAAAAAATCTCAGTGCAAAATAATCAAGTAAATTGGTGAGAGAAAACATTAGGATCTCCAATATATACATTTTATGAAACATTATCAAATCAATAAGTTTGTGGGCATGAACTAGCTTGGATTTAGCTCTATGTCCCTGTATTTTTTTTCACCCTCTATCCCTTCTTTTATGTTATCTTTTCCTCCCTTTTCCCAAAGTTTTCAAACAAAGTAACCTATATGATCAAAGATTTCTTAGTGCCAAATAAAACCATTTGACCAGCTTCATTTACACAATGGAGGAACTTCTGTGGTTGTTTATCAAGAACAATTATTTCTAGCAGTAAATACAGGAGTAACTTCAATGTTTCATGTCTTCAATCAATAGAAATAAGCACAACTCCAGAATTTTCTGCCACTTCAATCAATAGAAAGCTTGAACTAGCAGTAAGGGAAACGATTCATAGCTTAAGAAAAGGGATAGTCTTACTTGTCAAACTAGATCTAGAATCGACTTCGTCGGCGTAACCAGATTCCAGACACCACAAACGAGATGAGGGAAGAGGCACTCAAGGAGATGAATGCGGATCAAGCAAAAATCCAAAAGTCAAAACGCACCTGTTGCCCTTTACCACAAACCAGGCCTCGGCACAGTGGCGGTGCGCGAACCCGAGCTCGCCTTTGCAACGGCACCCCAGCAGGATCAGCTCGGAACCCCCCTCCCCGGAACGAGAACTCAAGTGGCAGATCCGGCACATCCTATCCCCCTCCCGTTCGCCGCCGTCGCCGTCTGCCTCGCAGCCGCCGCATCGCCCCACGCCAGTGACCACACAGGGGCCCTTCTCCGCCGCCTCCCCCGCCGCCGTCTCTGCGGCCTCGGGCGCCTCTGCCGCCGGACTACTCGATTCTGCCCCATTTCGCTGCTCGTTCCCCGTCATTCGTGGAGAAATCGAGGTTGCTTCTCTCCTTGAAGAATTCGGAATCGCCGGAACCGCACGACAAGCGAGCGGAGATCAAGAACCGATTTCGATTTAAATGAGGAATCATTGAAGGCAGTGCGCAGTGTCACAAGTGTAAAAGTTGAGAAACAGAAAATCGATCCCCAATTTCGGCTCCCTCGCGCAAATCTGAGGTGATGGCTCGGGGTCCACAAGGATTGACGACTCCGGAGCCGATGGGTGTGGAAGGGGTAGGTGTCGGTATCGGATTCTTAGGAAGGCCGGCAAGTAACGAAGGGGCCAGAATATTAAAATGACACTCTTTATTTGTAACATGAGATACGCtacattataaaaatattaaaaaaaacctcATAATCTATTTTGGTGTAATTTTACTGTAATGATaaatttggtttaaaaaaaatttgaatgtcCTTTAACTTAGTATATTTCCCTTTTGACTTAGTAATTTCGGTGACAATTGAAGATTTTGTTACTTAATGATCCCTTTAAAATCGGGCACAACCCATGCCCAAAAACGCACCTAGATTTTATTATTCCCAAAAGGCCTATTTAATTCTCATTTTGTCCCCCTCCCACTTTTAGCTAATTTTGttctttcctctcttcttgtCCGTGTAAAcaattttttctttcttctctttctgTTATCGCCTCTTAtatctcttctattttttttattcttttattatattaatttttaaacactagaacggttgtagtgatgttttttaaaaattaatatcacaGCTTAACATACTATATCGTTGTTATGATGCTGATCTTTTTAAAATCAATACTACAATTTAAACACCAACACAATCAATACCATTGTAGCTctgattttttaaaacaattaagTTACGGATCATTGCATAAATTTAGAGGAGTTGAAATGAATTCAATTGGAGTTCTGTAAATTCATTAATCgttttaactaaaattaaatgaacctaggtgatttgaaattttgaaaagttaacttATAATAGAAGAGGATAGTACAGTGAAAGTATTTATGTATTCATGTTTAGTTCTGACAGCCCTATAATAATTTATGTGTATGTGTTAATTATCTTAATATTATAAACTTTGAAAATCTTTTGATCCCTATTGTTAATGAATTCAAACTGATATCTTTGAGTAAATTAGACTTCAGGGTACTTTAGAAATTTGTATCACTTACAATGGGTCTgatcaatttttaggttcatcaataagtttttgaccaaaacttattgatGGACCTAAGGGATTtagatttataaaaatttaacatATAATGTAAGACGGTAATGCAGTGAATATATTTATGGTGTTAGTGTCTAGTTTTGACATCTCAACAATAAATTATGTGTATGCCAATTATCTTAAAATCTTTTGATCACTACTTTTAATGATTTCAAGTTGATATTTCTGGGTACATATACTTCAGGACACTTGTAATTCAATTGAAACTTTTTTggtccatcaatgaattttgaaatgtttaaaactttcattgTACTGTCTGTTACGTTGGATTAAGTCGCACATGTTTAATGATTTCAAGCTGATATTTTTGGGTACATACACTTTAGGACACTTGTAATTTAATTGAAACTCTTTTGgtccatcaataaattttgaaatgtttaaaactttcattgCACTACCTGTTGGATAGAGTCACACATGAGAGGAGGAGGggtgggggtgaatcacgtggtt encodes the following:
- the LOC122044371 gene encoding E3 ubiquitin-protein ligase MARCHF11-like produces the protein MTGNEQRNGAESSSPAAEAPEAAETAAGEAAEKGPCVVTGVGRCGGCEADGDGGEREGDRMCRICHLSSRSGEGGSELILLGCRCKGELGFAHRHCAEAWFVVKGNRCCEICGANAKNITIVIDSRVLEEGHARRELNTQNPHDSGETQIACWRRLPVCKSLMACLIMAFLLLWFFHETVKVHHLELRRERK